One Dromiciops gliroides isolate mDroGli1 chromosome 3, mDroGli1.pri, whole genome shotgun sequence DNA segment encodes these proteins:
- the SPTSSB gene encoding serine palmitoyltransferase small subunit B, giving the protein MMNIRYVKDYFAWLYYQYTIISCCAVLEPWERSMFNTILLTIVGMVVYTAYVFIPIHIRLAWEFFSEIFGDQSTASVSN; this is encoded by the coding sequence ATGATGAATATCCGGTATGTGAAGGATTACTTTGCCTGGCTCTATTATCAATATACCATCATCAGCTGCTGTGCCGTCCTGGAGCCCTGGGAACGATCCATGTTCAACACCATTTTGCTCACCATCGTGGGAATGGTGGTATACACGGCCTATGTCTTCATCCCCATCCACATCCGCCTGGCTTGGGAGTTCTTCTCAGAAATATTTGGAGACCAAAGTACTGCCTCTGTCTCTAACTGA